From the genome of candidate division KSB1 bacterium, one region includes:
- the recB gene encoding exodeoxyribonuclease V subunit beta, translating into MTAQEFDILNSPLAGTNLIEASAGTGKTYTITGLFLRLVIERALKVNEILVVTFTEAATAELRDRIRKFLRKAVRAFAEQGSDEQFFDQLVQKYGSNRSCMLALRNAIRDFDQAAIFTIHGFCNRMLNENAFESRVLFDTELISQTDHLNQEIVNDFWRKFVYLESPLFVNFALANDSNPSSLLQLVNRRIMSPDFRIIPDDETDNQTLDRSSITQLEFNFQQAWQAVRNSWDSARSEIENLLQNHPNLNRQQYPLNKIPVWLTMMDQTLTSEEDNLTLFPQLKKFTASSIAAGTKKNCQAPQHPFFDLCETLFRSKDQLETIYKKRLISLKIKLFSFWQTELARRKTEKNLQSFDDLLLKLYEALKSPSGNDLAAVIRNKFKAALIDEFQDTDPIQYAIFKAIFHHPDSILFLIGDPKQAIYGFRGADIFAYMDAARQVTNRYTLSCNWRSEPGLITAVNTIFGNCQLPFVFEEISFYPARAADRPDRQWLTIKAHQEPPLQLWVMESNQFVEGDEPIPKTDARQIIYRAVAAEICRLLTLSDQQGVWIGDQPLREMDIAVLVRRNSEAIALQRALASLNIPSVLFSTENLFDSHEALELQRLLESIAQPNDDFKLRVALATDLMGYSGEAIEAAMRDDDLWESWLVQFRNYHELWRRHGFFQMFRQLLIEQQVLPRLMSFPNGERRCTNVLHLAEVLNRVATERNLGMAMLLKWLAEQRDPTVPRLEQHQLRLETDENAVKLVTIHKSKGLEYPIVFCPFSWDGSRIRDSKDFLLFHDEANHRILTLDLGAESRDLNLRQAEKEQLAENLRLLYVALTRAKHRCYLIWGRLNEAESSAPAYLLHQAKGPNFDAIFDATCARFQSLTDEQLFQDLQAIAFRSDQTIQLVEMAEPQITKYQPQRFQLQHLAFQPFQGRIDSSWHISSYSSLVSRISYAAELPDYDPIEPLQLGATIGAVPTGSQAAVDIRSFPRGNKAGIFFHKIFELIDFQDQNLEIAAEIVSDNLQEFGFEPQWHPVILGLIEKVLKLPLDPKQPDFNLSKISLSQRLNELEFYFPVKKIENQKLKQIFEHFAGANISNTWPEQVGRLNFAPFQGFMKGFMDLVFQYDQRFYLVDWKSNFLGDQIEHYHQQRLLPVMEQEFYLLQYLIYTVALDQYLRQRWPGYQYERHFGGVFYIFLRGVEPALGPEYGLFRDRPNSELVRQLSDLLIG; encoded by the coding sequence TCACCATTCACGGCTTCTGCAATCGGATGCTGAATGAAAATGCGTTCGAGAGCAGGGTATTGTTCGACACAGAGCTGATTTCCCAGACGGATCATTTGAACCAGGAAATCGTCAACGATTTCTGGCGAAAATTTGTTTACTTAGAGTCCCCCCTATTTGTGAATTTTGCATTAGCCAATGATTCCAATCCCTCGAGCCTTTTGCAACTCGTCAATCGGCGCATCATGAGCCCGGATTTCAGAATCATCCCCGATGACGAAACTGACAACCAAACGCTCGATCGGAGTTCCATTACACAATTGGAATTTAATTTTCAGCAAGCTTGGCAGGCGGTTCGCAATAGCTGGGATTCGGCACGATCTGAAATTGAAAACCTTTTGCAAAATCATCCGAATTTGAATCGCCAGCAATATCCTCTGAACAAAATCCCAGTCTGGCTCACCATGATGGACCAGACATTGACTTCGGAAGAAGATAATTTGACACTATTCCCACAACTCAAAAAGTTCACTGCCAGTTCGATTGCCGCTGGCACAAAAAAGAATTGTCAAGCACCACAACACCCATTTTTCGACCTCTGTGAGACGCTATTTCGATCCAAAGACCAGTTGGAAACGATTTATAAAAAACGACTGATCAGTCTGAAAATTAAATTGTTCTCTTTTTGGCAAACGGAGTTGGCGCGCAGGAAGACAGAAAAGAACCTCCAATCGTTCGACGATTTGTTATTGAAGCTTTACGAGGCGCTGAAATCTCCCAGCGGCAATGATCTGGCAGCGGTGATTCGCAATAAGTTCAAAGCTGCGCTTATCGATGAATTTCAAGATACTGATCCAATACAGTACGCTATTTTCAAAGCTATCTTTCATCACCCAGACAGTATTTTATTTTTGATTGGCGATCCCAAGCAAGCGATTTATGGTTTTCGCGGCGCGGATATTTTTGCCTATATGGATGCAGCTCGCCAAGTTACCAATCGCTATACACTCAGTTGCAATTGGCGCTCCGAACCAGGTTTGATTACCGCTGTCAACACGATATTCGGAAATTGCCAATTGCCATTTGTTTTTGAGGAGATTTCCTTTTATCCAGCAAGGGCAGCGGATCGCCCAGATCGACAATGGCTCACGATCAAGGCACACCAGGAGCCTCCGCTCCAATTGTGGGTTATGGAGTCGAACCAATTTGTTGAAGGTGATGAACCGATCCCAAAAACGGACGCACGGCAAATCATTTATCGCGCCGTGGCAGCCGAGATCTGCCGGTTGCTTACCTTAAGCGATCAGCAAGGTGTCTGGATTGGAGATCAACCGCTGAGGGAGATGGATATTGCGGTATTGGTGCGACGCAATAGCGAGGCCATAGCGCTACAACGCGCGCTTGCGAGCCTGAATATCCCCAGTGTCCTGTTTAGCACAGAGAATTTATTTGATTCTCATGAGGCATTAGAGCTACAACGACTGCTCGAAAGCATAGCGCAACCGAATGATGACTTTAAACTGAGAGTCGCATTGGCAACAGATTTGATGGGATATTCGGGTGAAGCCATCGAAGCAGCGATGCGGGATGATGACCTTTGGGAGTCTTGGTTGGTCCAATTTCGCAATTACCATGAGCTATGGCGGCGACATGGCTTTTTTCAGATGTTTCGACAGTTGTTGATCGAACAACAGGTGCTCCCTCGCCTTATGTCCTTTCCCAATGGCGAGCGACGGTGTACCAATGTCCTTCATTTGGCCGAGGTGCTCAATCGAGTGGCAACCGAGCGCAATCTTGGTATGGCAATGCTGCTGAAATGGCTAGCTGAACAGCGCGACCCGACCGTACCGCGATTAGAGCAACACCAACTTCGATTAGAGACGGATGAAAACGCGGTGAAATTGGTGACGATTCACAAAAGCAAGGGATTGGAATATCCGATTGTATTCTGCCCATTCAGTTGGGACGGTTCAAGAATCAGAGATTCGAAAGATTTTTTGCTGTTCCACGACGAGGCGAATCACCGGATCCTTACATTGGATTTGGGAGCTGAATCGCGCGATTTAAATCTGCGTCAAGCTGAAAAAGAGCAGTTGGCCGAAAATCTCCGGCTGCTATATGTGGCATTGACTCGCGCCAAGCATCGGTGCTACTTGATCTGGGGACGATTGAACGAAGCCGAAAGCTCCGCACCTGCCTATTTGTTACATCAAGCGAAGGGCCCCAATTTCGATGCGATTTTCGATGCTACCTGCGCCCGATTCCAATCACTGACAGATGAACAGCTCTTTCAAGACCTCCAGGCGATTGCGTTTCGATCGGACCAAACCATTCAGCTCGTTGAAATGGCAGAACCTCAAATTACAAAATATCAGCCGCAACGATTTCAATTGCAACACCTCGCTTTTCAGCCTTTTCAGGGCAGGATCGATTCGAGCTGGCACATTTCCAGCTATTCGTCATTGGTGTCTCGAATTTCCTATGCAGCAGAGCTTCCAGATTATGATCCCATCGAGCCGCTTCAGCTTGGAGCAACGATCGGCGCTGTCCCAACAGGCTCCCAAGCCGCTGTTGATATTCGGTCATTTCCCCGAGGCAACAAGGCTGGAATTTTCTTCCACAAAATTTTTGAGCTCATCGATTTTCAGGATCAAAATTTAGAAATTGCAGCCGAGATCGTATCAGATAATCTGCAGGAATTCGGATTTGAGCCCCAGTGGCACCCGGTCATTTTGGGATTGATCGAAAAGGTCCTGAAATTGCCACTCGATCCCAAGCAGCCTGATTTCAATCTATCGAAAATCAGTCTCTCCCAGCGATTAAACGAATTGGAATTCTATTTTCCCGTTAAAAAAATTGAGAACCAAAAATTAAAGCAGATATTCGAACATTTTGCTGGAGCAAATATCTCCAACACCTGGCCTGAACAGGTCGGACGACTCAATTTCGCTCCATTCCAAGGATTCATGAAAGGCTTCATGGACTTGGTCTTTCAATACGATCAGCGCTTCTATCTGGTCGATTGGAAATCCAATTTCCTCGGCGATCAAATTGAACATTATCATCAACAACGATTGCTACCAGTGATGGAGCAAGAATTTTATCTCCTGCAATATCTGATCTACACCGTAGCCTTGGATCAATATCTTCGACAGCGCTGGCCAGGTTATCAATATGAGCGCCATTTTGGTGGGGTATTTTATATCTTTCTGCGCGGCGTCGAACCTGCTTTGGGACCAGAATATGGCCTTTTCAGGGATCGACCCAATAGCGAATTAGTACGCCAGTTGAGCGATTTATTGATCGGCTAA
- the recD gene encoding exodeoxyribonuclease V subunit alpha — translation MERTVEKLIQQSDQFSNLDIHFSNFLTKLDDHWTAELYLAAALVSRSRSQGHICLDLKKIAGTNLFASENGESFSCPEIIDWIDKLARSSVVGKPSEFKPLILDAAGRLYLYRYWDYQQNLANAIFQRMRSPVLTVDFEFLRTKLDQYFPTASHGEIDWQKIAGLAACQNRFCVISGGPGTGKTTTIVRILALLLESGLLRIALAAPTGKAAARLQEAIKQNKSQLTCAEPVRNAIPDQASTIHRLLGTIPNSPYFRYNAQNPLPLDVMIVDEASMVDLALMSKLVQALPSDCRLILVGDKDQLASVEAGAVLGDICDTGKEHPYSAQFCAQVRTILGFDLAQLHSEAAPGLQDAIIQLKKNFRFASDSAIGAASRLVNAGDGASSLTVLQDPKFPDAQWMPLPAATALPLRLKPLIISGYAPYLQSTSPIEMLRNFDRFRILCALRDGPYGVAAMNEIVELLLRQEKLIPPDQPWYHGRPIMITSNDYQLNLFNGDIGVALRDPDSNDEIRVFFIGPDQSIRKFHPLRLPGHETVFAMTIHKSQGSEFDHVLLILPDRDLPLLTRELIYTGLTRARASVQVWGVESIFRNAVSRRIERTSGLRDMLWESIHSA, via the coding sequence ATGGAACGGACTGTCGAAAAACTTATCCAGCAGAGTGATCAGTTCAGCAATCTGGATATTCATTTTTCTAATTTCTTAACCAAATTGGATGATCATTGGACTGCTGAGCTTTATTTGGCAGCAGCGCTGGTCTCGCGCTCGAGGAGCCAAGGCCATATCTGCCTTGACTTAAAAAAAATTGCTGGGACGAATCTGTTTGCAAGTGAGAATGGCGAGTCTTTTTCCTGCCCTGAAATTATCGACTGGATAGATAAGTTGGCGCGAAGCAGCGTCGTTGGCAAGCCTAGCGAATTCAAACCCTTGATTCTGGATGCAGCGGGCCGGCTCTATCTCTATCGGTATTGGGACTATCAACAAAATTTAGCCAATGCGATCTTCCAGCGAATGAGATCGCCAGTATTAACGGTCGATTTTGAATTCCTCAGGACAAAGCTGGATCAATATTTTCCGACGGCAAGTCATGGCGAGATCGATTGGCAAAAAATTGCTGGTCTGGCCGCTTGTCAAAATCGATTTTGTGTGATTTCTGGTGGACCAGGCACTGGCAAGACCACCACGATTGTTCGCATTTTGGCACTGTTGCTGGAGAGCGGCTTGCTGAGGATCGCGTTGGCTGCCCCAACGGGCAAAGCAGCCGCCCGATTGCAGGAAGCCATCAAACAAAACAAAAGCCAATTAACGTGCGCTGAGCCGGTCCGCAATGCAATCCCAGACCAGGCATCCACCATCCATCGACTATTAGGTACAATCCCCAATTCCCCCTATTTTCGATACAACGCCCAAAATCCGTTGCCACTGGATGTCATGATCGTGGACGAGGCCTCCATGGTCGATCTCGCACTTATGTCTAAATTGGTACAGGCGCTGCCGAGCGATTGCCGCTTGATCCTGGTGGGCGACAAAGATCAATTGGCATCTGTGGAAGCTGGCGCGGTGTTGGGCGATATTTGTGACACGGGAAAAGAGCATCCCTACTCTGCTCAATTTTGCGCGCAGGTGAGGACGATCCTCGGCTTCGATTTGGCTCAATTGCACTCAGAAGCCGCCCCAGGTCTTCAGGACGCGATCATCCAATTGAAAAAGAATTTTCGTTTCGCCAGCGACAGCGCGATCGGTGCCGCCAGTCGACTGGTCAATGCGGGCGATGGCGCGTCCTCCTTAACTGTTTTGCAGGATCCTAAATTTCCTGATGCGCAATGGATGCCTCTGCCCGCAGCGACTGCGCTGCCTCTTCGACTCAAACCATTGATCATTTCAGGGTATGCTCCATATTTGCAGTCCACCAGCCCTATCGAGATGTTGCGGAACTTCGATCGGTTTCGTATCCTTTGTGCATTGCGCGATGGCCCATATGGCGTGGCTGCAATGAACGAGATTGTGGAACTGCTGTTGAGACAGGAAAAATTAATCCCTCCAGATCAGCCATGGTACCATGGTCGGCCCATCATGATCACAAGCAATGACTATCAGCTCAATTTGTTCAACGGGGACATCGGCGTTGCGTTGCGCGATCCTGATTCGAATGATGAAATTCGCGTATTTTTTATCGGCCCAGATCAATCCATCCGAAAATTCCATCCGCTACGGTTGCCTGGTCATGAGACCGTGTTCGCCATGACAATTCACAAGAGCCAGGGCTCAGAGTTCGATCATGTGTTATTAATATTGCCCGATCGGGATTTGCCGCTTTTGACCCGAGAATTGATCTATACTGGTCTTACTCGAGCCAGAGCCAGCGTTCAAGTCTGGGGTGTTGAATCGATTTTTAGAAATGCTGTTTCGCGTCGCATCGAAAGAACGTCTGGTTTACGAGACATGTTATGGGAGTCAATACACTCAGCATAA
- a CDS encoding serine protease, whose product MKKLLSLYSAVPLILVLVLVSCAKKIFQTAYPTLSDGRYDSEFPYKSCSKELQEISESVNRVFCNSLYKSYSFSLEQKIIPTSITDRLLATASAVTDIKTTVSGTATVIYAQDNRLALLTCAHVVLKPDTLISYFAPDANSPEKFIQTVAIKQQNQILVAKMPEDGLFEVLLADEQADIAILGKKLKFPVAAGISVLNYPFGNARELEWGSFVYVIGYPMGYKLISKGIVSQPDRDKKGGFLTDVLFNPGLSGGILLAVRDGVPNFEVVGITTSAAAELETVLVPERGKNYDETVPYQGKIYVTSKKTISYGITKAISAESILELIRENREYLLKSGYDFEILIEPRPIRM is encoded by the coding sequence ATGAAAAAATTGCTTTCCCTTTATAGTGCGGTTCCATTAATCCTTGTGCTCGTCTTAGTCTCTTGCGCAAAAAAAATCTTTCAAACCGCTTATCCCACCTTGAGCGATGGTCGCTACGATTCAGAATTCCCATATAAGAGTTGTTCTAAAGAGCTACAAGAGATCAGCGAATCAGTAAACCGCGTCTTCTGCAATAGTTTGTATAAATCTTATTCCTTTTCGCTTGAGCAAAAAATCATCCCAACATCGATTACCGATCGTCTGTTGGCAACTGCGAGCGCTGTCACAGATATCAAAACTACGGTCTCTGGCACTGCCACAGTCATTTATGCTCAAGATAACCGTTTGGCGTTGCTCACCTGCGCTCACGTCGTGCTCAAGCCAGATACGCTCATCAGCTATTTTGCCCCAGATGCAAATTCTCCTGAAAAATTCATCCAGACCGTCGCGATCAAACAGCAGAACCAGATTTTGGTCGCGAAAATGCCAGAGGACGGCCTATTCGAGGTGCTATTGGCTGATGAGCAAGCTGACATTGCCATTTTAGGCAAAAAGCTCAAATTCCCTGTTGCTGCGGGCATCTCAGTGCTCAACTATCCCTTTGGCAATGCACGGGAACTGGAATGGGGATCGTTTGTATATGTGATTGGATATCCCATGGGCTATAAGTTGATCAGCAAAGGGATTGTCAGCCAGCCGGATCGTGATAAGAAAGGCGGCTTTTTAACCGATGTGCTCTTTAATCCCGGCTTGAGTGGCGGCATTTTGCTTGCGGTCCGAGATGGCGTCCCCAATTTCGAAGTGGTGGGAATCACTACCTCTGCTGCGGCTGAGCTCGAGACAGTGCTGGTGCCCGAAAGGGGCAAAAACTACGACGAGACCGTCCCCTATCAGGGCAAAATCTATGTGACTTCTAAAAAAACGATCAGTTACGGGATTACCAAGGCGATCTCTGCCGAGTCGATTTTAGAGTTGATCCGTGAAAACCGCGAGTATCTCTTGAAGAGCGGATATGATTTTGAAATTTTGATTGAACCGCGTCCCATCCGAATGTGA
- a CDS encoding metallophosphoesterase — protein sequence MSQANLIKILFLADTHLGFDLALRPRIQRRRRGDDFFKNYYLALQPALNKEVDVVIHGGDLFFRCQVHPQIVQQAFAPLLQIADLGIPIYLVPGNHERSNIPRSLFETHTFIHIFDKPRTYSLSKNGLTLAIAGFPYYKNGIRTDIKNVLAQTGYQKEQADVRLLCMHQVVEAAQVGIQNYTFRSGEDVIQGKDFPPSFLAVLSGHIHRHQVLTKDLIGSPLGVPVLYPGSIERTSFVERNEPKGYLMIEIRWLESTRSPQISWKFHELPARPMIVIELNDDEAMISHGLISAIEKKISSLDPQSIVQLRLHGGDRAMNKFPVKISWLRAIAPDTMNIEIAPL from the coding sequence ATGTCGCAGGCAAATTTGATCAAAATCCTATTCCTCGCTGACACACACCTTGGTTTCGACCTGGCTCTGCGCCCTAGAATTCAGCGGCGCCGAAGAGGCGATGATTTCTTTAAAAATTACTATCTCGCGCTTCAGCCAGCCTTGAATAAAGAAGTGGATGTGGTCATCCATGGCGGAGATTTGTTCTTTCGCTGTCAGGTTCATCCCCAAATTGTTCAGCAGGCATTTGCGCCGCTCCTCCAAATCGCCGATCTCGGTATCCCAATTTACCTGGTCCCAGGCAATCATGAACGCTCCAATATCCCACGATCGCTGTTCGAGACGCATACTTTCATTCACATTTTTGATAAACCCAGAACCTATTCTCTCTCAAAAAATGGCCTCACCTTGGCAATCGCTGGATTTCCATATTATAAAAATGGCATCAGGACGGATATTAAAAATGTCTTAGCTCAAACTGGATATCAAAAAGAGCAAGCCGATGTTCGATTGCTTTGTATGCATCAAGTTGTAGAAGCGGCACAAGTGGGAATTCAAAATTATACCTTCCGATCGGGAGAGGATGTCATTCAGGGGAAAGATTTCCCTCCATCTTTTCTGGCAGTGCTATCGGGGCATATCCATCGCCACCAAGTGCTGACCAAAGACCTGATAGGAAGTCCTCTGGGAGTACCAGTACTCTATCCTGGATCCATCGAACGAACCTCTTTTGTGGAACGGAATGAGCCGAAGGGCTACTTAATGATCGAAATCCGTTGGCTTGAAAGCACCCGTTCACCTCAGATCAGTTGGAAGTTTCATGAATTACCAGCGCGACCAATGATTGTCATCGAATTAAATGATGATGAGGCTATGATATCCCATGGTCTGATATCGGCTATTGAGAAAAAAATATCAAGTCTTGATCCACAAAGTATTGTCCAATTAAGATTGCATGGTGGCGATCGCGCAATGAACAAATTTCCAGTCAAGATATCCTGGCTCAGAGCCATTGCCCCAGACACGATGAATATCGAGATCGCTCCACTTTGA